The genomic stretch AAGAAGATTGGGCCGGACTATACGGCGAAAATCGTCGGTACGGCCGGATTTTCGCGCGGCGAAGACAAATTCATGGGTCCAGCGGCCTGGAAGCAGAATCCGGTTGCCTCGAAGGGAGGCTTGGTTGCCGGCTACCTGCGAGACGGAGACTGGAACATCGCCATGAAGTGGCTTGGCGACAATGGTCTCAAGAACAATCCAGATGAAAAAACCTACGATCCAGATGCCTTGAACTGGGTTGCGGCCAACGACTATATTGATGCCGCTGAAAAGTATATTGCTGGCTACAGCGAAATGCGAGACGTGGTCCATAACGGCAAGAAGACCGGCGAGAAGCGAAAGGTGACGGTCGATGGCGTTGTTACTTGGACCCCCGGCGACGTATCGGTTGCGGCCAAGAAAGGTGGTCTTGTCAGTATCGTTTCGACGAGGGAATACTCGGCGCAAATGCCGTGCGTTATCATCGGCATCGATAAGTGGTGCCGTCAGAATTCGGACAAAGTCGAAGGAATGCTTTCGGCGATCTTCACTGGCGGCGACGCCGTGCGATCTTCTTCAGTTGCGCTCCACAAAGGCGCTGAAGTCAGCCAAGAGGTCTACCAGGAGCAAGGCGCTGACGCTAACTACTGGGAGAGGTACTTTAAGGGAACGGTCGAAAACGACGCTCTTGGTAAACCGGTCGAACTTGGTGGCTCGAGCGTTAATAACCTCGCCGACAACCTCTTGCTCTTCGGCATGGTGACCGGTTCGGCCAATATCTACAAAGCGGTGTACGAAACGTTTGGCAACATCGTCGTGGACCAGTATCCAGAGTTGGTTAAAACCTATCCGTCGTACGATTCGGTTGTTGATACGACTTACTTGGCGAATGTGCAGAAGAAGGTGGGGCTGACCGAGATTACGGCATCAAACCCGGCAACTGGGATCGATACCTCGGCGAAGAAGCCGACAAACTTGGTTACCATCAGCAACAAGAGCTGGGATATCAAGTTCAATACGGGGCAAGCGAGCTTCACACCTTCCGCCCAAGCTGAGCTAAGGAAGCTCATGAATGACCTGTTGGTTGCGGGCAACACCTATGTGGAAATCAACGGCCACACGGATAACGTTGGAAACGCCGATGCGAACATGAAGCTATCGGAAGCGAGAGCGTTTGCAGTTAAGGCGTACCTTGAAAAGTATGCGCCGAAACAGTTCCCGACGGGACGAGTCACGGTTGTCGCCCACGGACAAACGGAGCCGTTGGTGCCGAACATTAGCGAGGCCAATCGGGCCAAGAACCGCCGGGTCGAGATCAAGATCAAGGCAACAAGTTAGGGACTATGGCAGAAACTCCGGTCGGCGAGGCAGCGGTTGCATCGCCGACCCCTCAAAAGCAGCTGCCAAGGATTCTCGACGCGTTTTTGCCGAACAAGTCGATCTCGCAATCGACGTTCCTGATTATCGTTGCGTTTTGGATTGTCTCGTCGATCGTTATTTGGTCGACGTCCAGCTACAAAGCTCTCCCTAAACCGGGCGAGGTTGTCGATGCCCTGAAGGACCTCTGGTTTAACATGGGGCTCGGGCAAGAGCTGATCAAGAGCATGGCGCTCAACCTCAAGGCGCTTGGACTGACGGCGGTGATTTGTTTGCTGCTGTCCTACCTCACGGTTATCCCGTTCTTTCGGCCGATCATCACGGCCGTCAGTAAAGGGCGGTTTTTGAGTCTGGTCGGCTTCTCGTTCGTTTTCACGCTGGTCTTGGGTGGGGGATCGAACCTCAAGCTAAGTCTGCTGGTGTTCGGCATGTCGGTGTTCTTCCTGACGTCGATGGCTTCCGTTGTGGCGGAGATTCCCAAAGCCGACTTCGATCACGCGAGGACGCTTCGGATGCCCGAATGGAAGGTTGTGTGGGAAGTCGTGATCCGAGGAACCTTCGCTCAGGCCTTTGAGGTTATGCGTCAGAACGCGGCGATCGGTTGGATGATGCTGACGATGGTAGAAGGCATTGTTCGATCGGAGGGTGGCGTTGGCGCGATGCTCCTCAATGAGCAAAAACACTTCAAGATTCCCGCGATTTTCGCAATCCAAATCATCATCCTGATCATCGGCTTGGGGCAAGACTATGTGATCGGATTCCTGCGTCGACTCTTCTGCCCCTATTCGGTTCTGACCCTGGAGCGAAAATGAGTTACGAATACGAAGTCAAGGAGTGCATCCTCAAAATTGAGAACGTCAGTCTGGATCTTGGCGGTCGTCCGATTTTGAAGAACGTGAATGCCGAAGTGAAGAACATTCTTCGGCCCAATTTGGCGCAAGGTCAGGTCGTCGGCTTGCTTGGGCCCTCGGGCATGGGCAAGACTCAGCTCTTTCGCATTCTGGCCGGGCTCAACCAGGCCGACCAGGGGAGTGTCTACGTGACCGAGCAGATGATTCCGGTAAGGGCGGGCATGGTTGGGGTCGTCGCGCAAAACTATCCGCTGTTCGACCACCGGACTATCTTATCGAACTTGGTAGTAGCCGGAAAGCAGGCGGGAATGAACGGGCCGGCCGGATCGCAAAAAGCGCAGGACCTTCTCAATCGATTTGGATTGGGCGAACACGGCGATAAGTACCCAGTTCAACTGTCGGGCGGACAGCGCCAGCGAGCGGCGATCGCCCAGCAGTTCATGTGCAGCGAATATTTCCTGTTGATGGACGAGCCTTTTTCGGGATTGGATCCTTTGGCCAAGGATGCGATGTGTTCATTCATCGGCGAGATGGCGCGCACCCATGAACTGAAGACGTTCATCGTTGTGACGCACGACATCGACGCCGCGATTGCGGTCTGTGACAGCCTCTGGCTATTGGGACGTGAGCGAGATGAAAAGGGCCAGGCGATCCCAGGCGCCAATATCCGCCACACGATCGACCTAGCCGCCCGGGGTCTGGCTTGGCGCGAGAACATCCGTGAAATGCCTGCGTTTGGAGCCATGGTCAATGAGGTCCGCCAGCTTTTTGCGACGCTCTAAGGGGATAATCAATTAGCCTTCGTGAATATCGACCCCTCGCAAGCAAATTACAAAAGTGCCCGGCACCGATACAAGACAGCGTTCACTGAGAACGCGAACCTGATCGGGCTTGCCGGAGTGTTTGCCGCGTCCGTCGCTATGCTCAGCCCTCTTGCTTTTGTCGTTGGGTTGGCGGCCGAGGCCGTGTACATGCTCTTCGTACCGGATTCTAGGTGGTATGAGTCGAGGTTGAAGGAAAAGTTCGACGCCGAGGTTCAGGC from Armatimonadota bacterium encodes the following:
- a CDS encoding OmpA family protein, which codes for MYKYVVLLYDFGQRDPKEATKVKIKPAGKIALLIVILGIVFGAYRVFSGGGGLANLIPGAKEKESSVPITADLPTFGGAKTAPSLSGITLPSSNKFQGGGDEIRWLLWAWNAHMGLMFANGGPETTNGSLMAKNNVRLQLTRQDDAAKMQEALVEFATQLSQGNAQPTRGAHFVSIMGDGAAAFLAGVNETLKKIGPDYTAKIVGTAGFSRGEDKFMGPAAWKQNPVASKGGLVAGYLRDGDWNIAMKWLGDNGLKNNPDEKTYDPDALNWVAANDYIDAAEKYIAGYSEMRDVVHNGKKTGEKRKVTVDGVVTWTPGDVSVAAKKGGLVSIVSTREYSAQMPCVIIGIDKWCRQNSDKVEGMLSAIFTGGDAVRSSSVALHKGAEVSQEVYQEQGADANYWERYFKGTVENDALGKPVELGGSSVNNLADNLLLFGMVTGSANIYKAVYETFGNIVVDQYPELVKTYPSYDSVVDTTYLANVQKKVGLTEITASNPATGIDTSAKKPTNLVTISNKSWDIKFNTGQASFTPSAQAELRKLMNDLLVAGNTYVEINGHTDNVGNADANMKLSEARAFAVKAYLEKYAPKQFPTGRVTVVAHGQTEPLVPNISEANRAKNRRVEIKIKATS
- a CDS encoding nitrate ABC transporter permease, which gives rise to MPRILDAFLPNKSISQSTFLIIVAFWIVSSIVIWSTSSYKALPKPGEVVDALKDLWFNMGLGQELIKSMALNLKALGLTAVICLLLSYLTVIPFFRPIITAVSKGRFLSLVGFSFVFTLVLGGGSNLKLSLLVFGMSVFFLTSMASVVAEIPKADFDHARTLRMPEWKVVWEVVIRGTFAQAFEVMRQNAAIGWMMLTMVEGIVRSEGGVGAMLLNEQKHFKIPAIFAIQIIILIIGLGQDYVIGFLRRLFCPYSVLTLERK
- a CDS encoding ATP-binding cassette domain-containing protein codes for the protein MSYEYEVKECILKIENVSLDLGGRPILKNVNAEVKNILRPNLAQGQVVGLLGPSGMGKTQLFRILAGLNQADQGSVYVTEQMIPVRAGMVGVVAQNYPLFDHRTILSNLVVAGKQAGMNGPAGSQKAQDLLNRFGLGEHGDKYPVQLSGGQRQRAAIAQQFMCSEYFLLMDEPFSGLDPLAKDAMCSFIGEMARTHELKTFIVVTHDIDAAIAVCDSLWLLGRERDEKGQAIPGANIRHTIDLAARGLAWRENIREMPAFGAMVNEVRQLFATL